From Burkholderia pseudomultivorans, the proteins below share one genomic window:
- a CDS encoding Gfo/Idh/MocA family protein, with the protein MSQVVSLGVVGIGKIARDQHLPAIAAEPGFALTACASRHAEVTGVRNYPDLGALLAGEPELAAVSLCAPPQVRYAQARAALDAGKHVMLEKPPGATLGEVAALEALAQSRGLTLFATWHSRCASAVEPARAWLATRRIRAVQVRWKEDVRRWHPGQQWIWEPGGLGVFDPGINALSIVTRILPRELVLREATLVVPSDTQTPIAAELECADTDGVPVHAEFDWRHGPVEQWEIAVDTADGMLMISAGGAKLSIAGEPVELGPAREYPALYAQFHALIARRESDVDVRPLRLVADAFLFGRRVDTGAFGR; encoded by the coding sequence ATGAGCCAAGTCGTTTCGCTGGGTGTCGTCGGGATCGGCAAGATCGCCCGCGACCAGCATCTGCCGGCGATTGCCGCCGAACCCGGGTTCGCGCTGACCGCATGCGCGAGCCGTCATGCGGAAGTCACCGGCGTGCGGAACTATCCGGATCTGGGCGCGCTGCTGGCCGGCGAGCCCGAGCTCGCCGCCGTGTCGCTGTGCGCGCCGCCGCAGGTGCGCTACGCGCAGGCGCGCGCGGCGCTGGACGCGGGCAAGCACGTGATGCTCGAGAAGCCGCCGGGCGCGACGCTCGGCGAAGTGGCCGCGCTCGAGGCGCTCGCGCAGTCGCGCGGCCTCACGCTGTTCGCGACCTGGCATTCGCGCTGCGCGAGCGCGGTCGAGCCGGCGCGTGCGTGGCTCGCGACGCGCAGGATCCGCGCGGTGCAGGTGCGCTGGAAGGAGGACGTGCGGCGCTGGCATCCGGGGCAGCAATGGATCTGGGAGCCGGGCGGCCTCGGCGTGTTCGACCCGGGGATCAACGCACTGTCGATCGTCACGCGGATCCTGCCGCGCGAGCTGGTGCTGCGCGAGGCGACGCTGGTCGTGCCGAGCGACACGCAGACGCCGATCGCGGCCGAGCTCGAATGCGCGGATACCGACGGCGTGCCCGTGCATGCGGAATTCGACTGGCGCCACGGCCCGGTCGAGCAATGGGAGATCGCGGTCGACACGGCCGACGGCATGCTGATGATCAGCGCGGGCGGCGCGAAGCTGTCGATCGCGGGCGAGCCGGTCGAACTCGGGCCGGCGCGCGAGTACCCGGCGCTGTATGCGCAGTTTCATGCGCTGATCGCGCGTCGCGAAAGCGACGTCGACGTGCGGCCGCTGCGGCTCGTCGCCGACGCGTTCCTGTTCGGCCGGCGCGTCGACACCGGCGCGTTCGGCCGCTGA
- a CDS encoding dihydrodipicolinate synthase family protein has translation MTSSRTPRYRGIFPVVPTTFTETGELDLASQRRAVDFMIDAGSDGLCILANFSEQFALADDERDLLTRTILEHVAGRVPVIVTTSHYSTHTCIARSVRAQQLGAAMVMVMPPYHGATFRVPEAQIHAFYARLSDALSIPIMIQDAPASGTVLSAPFLAQLAREIEQVAYFKIETPGAANKLRELIRLGGDAIEGPWDGEEAITLLADLHAGATGAMTGGAYPDGIRPILEAYREGRHDDAFARYQAWLPLINHENRQSGILTAKALMREGGVIACEAPRHPMPALHPDTRAELVAIARRLDPLVLRWAR, from the coding sequence ATGACATCGAGCCGTACGCCGCGCTACCGCGGCATTTTCCCGGTCGTGCCGACGACCTTCACCGAGACCGGCGAGCTCGACCTCGCGAGCCAGCGGCGCGCGGTCGACTTCATGATCGACGCGGGCTCGGACGGGCTCTGCATTCTCGCGAACTTCTCCGAGCAGTTCGCGCTCGCCGACGACGAACGCGACCTGCTGACGCGCACGATCCTCGAACACGTCGCCGGCCGCGTGCCGGTGATCGTCACGACGTCGCACTACAGCACGCACACCTGCATCGCGCGCAGCGTGCGCGCCCAGCAGCTCGGCGCGGCGATGGTGATGGTGATGCCGCCGTATCACGGCGCGACGTTCCGCGTGCCCGAAGCGCAGATCCACGCGTTCTATGCGCGCCTGTCGGACGCGCTGTCGATCCCGATCATGATCCAGGACGCGCCCGCGAGCGGCACCGTGCTGTCCGCGCCGTTTCTCGCGCAGCTGGCGCGCGAGATCGAGCAGGTCGCGTACTTCAAGATCGAGACGCCGGGCGCCGCGAACAAGCTGCGCGAACTGATCCGGCTCGGCGGCGACGCGATCGAAGGGCCGTGGGACGGCGAGGAAGCGATCACGCTGCTCGCCGACCTGCACGCCGGCGCGACCGGCGCGATGACGGGCGGTGCGTATCCGGACGGCATCCGGCCGATCCTCGAAGCGTATCGCGAAGGGCGTCACGACGACGCGTTCGCGCGCTATCAGGCGTGGCTGCCGCTGATCAACCACGAGAACCGGCAGTCCGGGATCCTGACCGCGAAGGCGCTGATGCGCGAAGGCGGCGTGATCGCGTGCGAGGCGCCGCGGCATCCGATGCCGGCGCTGCATCCGGACACGCGCGCGGAGCTGGTCGCGATCGCGCGCCGGCTCGATCCGCTCGTGCTGCGCTGGGCGCGCTGA
- a CDS encoding MFS transporter, which yields MITQNMSAASTATAAGSPAAVDERHLMRTLTRKLVPFLALIYVVAYVDRTVVGFAKLYMNAAVGLSDAAYGLGAGLFFIGYFLCEVPSNLALGRFGARVWFARILATWGVITMAMACVQGPTSFYVLRFLLGAAEAGLYPGILYFLTQWFPMRDRARVIGLLVLAQPVAGIVTGPLAGWLLSTHGLFGLSNWQMLFVASGLPAVLLVWPTMRLLPESPDRARWLNDAQRRWIARQLAADRDTYRPDTHRNPLAALRDRRVLLLAALFLPFPLCIYGLSLWLPTIIKAFGAGDAATGLLSAVPYLFAVIGLLVVPRHSDRTRERYLHIVVVSAAAALTMAASAWVRQPALQFLFICLTAFSLYSIQAVVWALPGEFLSGASAAVGIAAINSLANLGGYLGPYGIGLIKQATGSLAAGLYFLAATLLFAVLITFVVRAALRAPQPTDGALARES from the coding sequence ATGATCACGCAGAACATGTCCGCAGCATCGACCGCGACCGCGGCCGGCTCGCCGGCCGCGGTCGACGAACGGCACCTGATGCGCACGCTCACGCGCAAGCTGGTGCCGTTTCTCGCGCTGATCTACGTGGTCGCGTACGTCGACCGCACGGTCGTCGGCTTCGCGAAGCTGTACATGAACGCGGCCGTCGGCCTGAGCGACGCGGCGTACGGGCTCGGCGCGGGGCTGTTCTTCATCGGCTACTTCCTGTGCGAGGTGCCGAGCAACCTCGCGCTCGGCCGCTTCGGCGCGCGCGTATGGTTCGCGCGGATCCTCGCGACGTGGGGCGTGATCACGATGGCGATGGCCTGCGTGCAGGGGCCGACGAGCTTCTACGTGCTGCGCTTCCTGCTCGGCGCGGCCGAGGCCGGCCTCTATCCGGGCATCCTCTATTTCCTCACGCAGTGGTTCCCGATGCGCGACCGTGCGCGCGTGATCGGGCTGCTCGTGCTCGCGCAGCCGGTGGCCGGCATCGTCACGGGGCCGCTCGCCGGATGGCTGCTGTCGACGCACGGGCTGTTCGGCCTGTCGAACTGGCAGATGCTGTTCGTCGCGAGCGGCCTGCCGGCCGTGCTGCTGGTGTGGCCGACGATGCGCCTGCTGCCGGAATCGCCCGACCGCGCACGCTGGTTGAACGATGCGCAGCGCCGTTGGATCGCGCGTCAGCTCGCCGCCGATCGCGATACCTACCGTCCCGATACGCACCGCAATCCGCTCGCCGCGCTGCGCGACCGGCGCGTGCTGCTGCTCGCCGCCCTGTTCCTGCCGTTTCCGCTGTGCATCTACGGGCTGTCGCTGTGGCTGCCGACGATCATCAAGGCGTTCGGCGCCGGCGACGCCGCGACCGGCCTGCTGTCCGCGGTGCCCTACCTGTTCGCGGTGATCGGGCTGCTGGTCGTGCCGCGTCACTCGGACCGTACGCGCGAGCGCTATCTGCACATCGTCGTCGTGTCGGCGGCCGCCGCGCTGACGATGGCCGCGAGCGCATGGGTGCGGCAGCCGGCGCTGCAGTTCCTGTTCATCTGCCTGACCGCGTTTTCGCTGTATTCGATCCAGGCCGTCGTGTGGGCGCTGCCCGGCGAATTCCTGAGCGGCGCGAGCGCCGCGGTCGGGATCGCCGCGATCAACTCGCTCGCGAATCTCGGCGGCTATCTCGGACCGTACGGGATCGGCCTGATCAAGCAGGCGACCGGCAGTCTCGCGGCCGGCCTGTATTTCCTCGCGGCGACGCTGCTGTTCGCCGTGCTGATCACGTTCGTGGTCCGCGCGGCGCTGCGCGCGCCGCAGCCCACCGACGGCGCGCTCGCGCGCGAATCCTGA
- a CDS encoding IlvD/Edd family dehydratase → MSATKPRLRSAQWFGTNDKNGFMYRSWMKNQGIPDHEFDGRPIVGICNTWSELTPCNAHFRKLAEHVKRGIFEAGGFPVEFPVFSNGESNLRPSAMLTRNLASMDVEEAIRGNPIDAVVLLAGCDKTTPALLMGAASCDVPAIVVSGGPMLNGKLEGRNIGSGTAVWQLHEALKAGEIDVHHFLSAEAGMSRSAGTCNTMGTASTMACMAEALGVALPHNAAIPAVDSRRYVLAHMSGIRIVEMALEGLVLSKVLTRAAFENAIRANAAIGGSTNAVIHLKAIAGRIGVPLELEDWMRIGRDTPTIVDLMPSGRFLMEEFYYAGGLPAVLRRLGEAGLLPHPDALTVNGKSLWDNVRDAPNYDEEVIRPLDRPLIADGGIRILRGNLAPRGAVLKPSAASPELLKHRGRAVVFENFDHYKATINDESLDVDASSILVLKNCGPRGYPGMAEVGNMGLPPKLLRQGVKDMVRISDARMSGTAYGTVVLHVAPEAAAGGPLAAVRNGDWIELDCDAGTLHLDITDDELQRRLSDLDPSAAPGVAGQLGKGGYARLYIDHVLQADEGCDLDFLVGTRGAEVPSHSH, encoded by the coding sequence ATGTCGGCAACAAAACCCAGGCTGCGCTCCGCCCAATGGTTCGGTACGAACGACAAGAACGGCTTCATGTACCGGAGCTGGATGAAGAACCAGGGCATTCCCGATCACGAGTTCGACGGCCGGCCGATCGTCGGCATCTGCAATACATGGTCCGAGCTGACGCCGTGCAACGCGCATTTCCGCAAGCTCGCGGAGCACGTGAAGCGCGGGATCTTCGAGGCGGGCGGCTTTCCGGTCGAGTTTCCGGTGTTCTCGAACGGCGAATCGAACCTGCGGCCGTCGGCGATGCTGACGCGCAACCTCGCGTCGATGGACGTCGAGGAAGCGATCCGCGGCAATCCGATCGACGCGGTCGTGCTGCTGGCCGGCTGCGACAAGACGACCCCGGCGCTGCTGATGGGGGCCGCGAGCTGCGACGTTCCGGCGATCGTCGTGTCGGGCGGGCCGATGCTGAACGGCAAGCTCGAAGGCCGCAACATCGGCTCGGGCACCGCCGTCTGGCAGCTGCACGAAGCGCTGAAGGCCGGCGAGATCGACGTTCATCACTTCCTGTCGGCCGAAGCCGGGATGTCGCGCTCGGCCGGCACCTGCAACACGATGGGCACCGCGTCGACGATGGCCTGCATGGCCGAGGCGCTCGGCGTCGCGCTGCCGCACAACGCGGCGATACCGGCCGTCGATTCGCGCCGCTACGTGCTCGCGCACATGTCGGGCATCCGCATCGTCGAGATGGCGCTCGAAGGGCTCGTGCTGTCGAAGGTGCTGACGCGCGCGGCGTTCGAGAATGCGATCCGCGCGAACGCGGCGATCGGCGGCTCGACCAACGCGGTGATCCACCTGAAGGCGATCGCGGGGCGCATCGGCGTGCCGCTCGAACTGGAAGACTGGATGCGCATCGGCCGCGACACGCCGACGATCGTCGACCTGATGCCGTCGGGGCGCTTCCTGATGGAGGAGTTCTATTACGCGGGCGGCCTGCCGGCCGTGCTGCGCCGGCTCGGCGAAGCCGGGTTGCTGCCGCATCCCGACGCGCTGACGGTCAACGGCAAGTCGCTGTGGGACAACGTGCGCGACGCGCCGAACTACGACGAGGAAGTGATCCGTCCGCTCGACCGGCCGCTGATCGCCGACGGCGGGATCCGGATCCTGCGCGGCAATCTCGCGCCGCGCGGCGCGGTGCTCAAGCCGTCGGCGGCGAGCCCGGAGCTGCTCAAGCATCGCGGCCGCGCCGTCGTGTTCGAGAACTTCGATCACTACAAGGCGACGATCAACGACGAATCGCTCGACGTCGACGCAAGCTCGATCCTCGTGCTGAAGAACTGCGGGCCGCGCGGCTATCCGGGCATGGCCGAGGTCGGCAACATGGGCCTGCCGCCGAAGCTGCTGCGGCAGGGCGTGAAAGACATGGTGCGCATCTCGGATGCGCGGATGAGCGGCACCGCGTACGGCACGGTCGTGCTGCACGTCGCGCCGGAGGCGGCGGCCGGCGGCCCGCTGGCGGCGGTCCGCAACGGCGACTGGATCGAGCTCGATTGCGACGCCGGCACGCTGCATCTCGACATTACGGATGACGAACTGCAACGCCGGCTGTCCGACCTCGATCCGTCCGCCGCACCCGGCGTCGCGGGTCAGCTCGGCAAGGGTGGCTACGCGCGGCTGTACATCGATCACGTGCTGCAGGCCGACGAGGGCTGCGACCTCGACTTCCTGGTCGGCACGCGCGGCGCGGAGGTACCGAGTCATTCGCATTGA